Proteins from a single region of Streptomyces sp. Tu 3180:
- a CDS encoding ABC transporter permease: MSAATHTVRDNLTMLRRNLLHARRYPSLTLNLLLTPVILLLLFVYVFGNVMSAGINGGTANRADYVAYLVPGILMMTIGGIAIGTAVSVAMDMTEGIVARFRTMAISRASVLIGHVAGSVIQALMALVVVLGVGLAIGFRPDASPLEWLAAAGLLTLVSVALIWLAVGMGLASPNAEGASNAAQPLMVLPLLGSAFVPLDAMPGWFRWFAEYQPFSPFIETLRGLLMGTGIGTKNAVLTLVWCAALTALGYWWSRSQFNREPRR, encoded by the coding sequence ATGAGCGCCGCCACCCACACCGTCCGCGACAACCTCACCATGCTGCGGCGCAACCTCCTGCACGCCCGCCGCTACCCCTCCCTGACCCTCAACCTGCTGCTCACCCCGGTCATCCTGCTGCTGCTCTTCGTGTACGTCTTCGGCAACGTGATGAGCGCCGGCATCAACGGCGGCACGGCGAACCGCGCCGACTACGTCGCCTACCTCGTCCCCGGCATCCTGATGATGACCATCGGCGGCATCGCGATCGGTACCGCCGTGTCCGTGGCCATGGACATGACCGAGGGCATCGTGGCCCGGTTCCGCACCATGGCGATCTCCCGCGCCTCCGTGCTGATCGGCCACGTCGCCGGCAGCGTGATCCAGGCGCTGATGGCCCTGGTCGTGGTGCTGGGCGTCGGACTGGCCATCGGCTTCCGGCCCGACGCGTCGCCGCTGGAGTGGCTCGCCGCGGCGGGGCTGCTGACGCTGGTCAGCGTGGCGCTGATCTGGCTCGCGGTCGGCATGGGCCTGGCGTCCCCCAACGCCGAAGGGGCCAGCAACGCCGCCCAGCCGCTCATGGTCCTGCCGCTGCTGGGCAGCGCCTTCGTGCCGCTGGACGCCATGCCGGGCTGGTTCCGCTGGTTCGCCGAGTACCAGCCCTTCTCGCCCTTCATCGAGACCCTGCGCGGCCTCCTCATGGGCACCGGGATCGGCACCAAGAACGCCGTCCTCACCCTCGTCTGGTGTGCGGCGCTGACCGCGCTGGGCTACTGGTGGTCCAGGTCGCAGTTCAACCGTGAGCCCCGGCGGTGA
- a CDS encoding ATP-binding cassette domain-containing protein — MTTTDHELAIAATGLHKSYGDKTVLDGVDIQVPAGTVFSLLGPNGAGKTTAVNILSTLISADGGQAQVAGHDVATAPDEVRAAIGVTGQFSAVDGLITGEENMLLMADLHHLSKREGRRVTADLLERFDLVDAAKKPASTYSGGMKRRLDIAMTLVGDPRIIFLDEPTTGLDPRSRHTMWQIVRELVSGGTTVFLTTQYLEEADQLADRIAVLNGGKLVAQGSAEELKRLVPGGHVRLRFSDPVAYGQAANALRETTRDDQALTLHIPSGGSQRELRAILDWLDTAGVEADELSVHTPDLDDVFFALTGSPVPAQPADKETAR, encoded by the coding sequence ATGACGACGACGGACCACGAACTCGCGATCGCAGCCACCGGGCTGCACAAGTCCTACGGGGACAAGACCGTCCTCGACGGCGTGGACATCCAGGTGCCCGCCGGCACGGTCTTCTCCCTCCTCGGGCCGAACGGCGCCGGCAAGACCACGGCGGTCAACATCCTGTCCACGCTGATCTCCGCCGACGGCGGCCAGGCCCAGGTCGCCGGCCACGATGTCGCCACGGCACCGGACGAGGTGCGGGCGGCCATCGGGGTCACCGGGCAGTTCTCCGCGGTGGACGGGCTGATCACCGGCGAGGAGAACATGCTCCTCATGGCGGACCTGCACCACCTCTCCAAGCGTGAGGGCCGGCGGGTCACCGCCGACCTGCTGGAGCGCTTCGACCTCGTCGACGCCGCGAAGAAGCCCGCCTCCACCTACTCCGGCGGCATGAAGCGCCGCCTCGACATCGCCATGACCCTGGTCGGCGACCCGCGGATCATCTTCCTCGACGAGCCGACCACCGGGCTCGACCCGCGCTCCCGCCACACCATGTGGCAGATCGTCCGCGAACTGGTCTCCGGCGGCACGACCGTCTTCCTCACCACCCAGTACCTGGAGGAGGCCGACCAGCTCGCCGACCGCATCGCGGTGCTCAACGGCGGCAAGCTCGTCGCCCAGGGCAGCGCCGAGGAGCTCAAGCGGCTCGTCCCCGGCGGCCATGTGCGGCTGCGCTTCTCCGACCCGGTGGCCTACGGGCAGGCGGCGAACGCCCTGCGCGAGACCACCCGGGACGACCAGGCCCTCACCCTGCACATCCCCAGCGGCGGCAGCCAGCGCGAGCTGCGCGCCATCCTCGACTGGCTCGACACCGCCGGCGTCGAGGCCGACGAACTGTCCGTGCACACCCCGGACCTGGACGACGTGTTCTTCGCCCTCACCGGCAGCCCCGTTCCCGCTCAGCCCGCCGACAAGGAGACCGCCCGATGA
- the bla gene encoding class A beta-lactamase, which produces MPAEPPARPAGSPGPAAPARPSRRALLLAAALAPVAGCATAAPARERGRGAATPASPTSPGSSASPGRSAPAPVDPRSLAALEREYGARVGVYAVATDTGATVVHRADERFALCSVFKSLAAAAVLDRDPLDRLDQRITYTRDDLAAHSPVAEKHVATGMTVRHLCDAAVRYSDNTAANLLLRHLGGPRALTTYLRGLGDRVSRLDHYEPELNTNPPGDPHDTTTPRAVAADHRALVLGDALPAAKRDLLKDWLVRNTTGDRRIRAGAPRGWTVGDKTGTAEWGRANDVAVLWPPRAAPLVLAVLTDRPDRGAAPSEPLIAEATRRTLAALS; this is translated from the coding sequence GTGCCCGCCGAACCGCCCGCCCGCCCCGCAGGCTCCCCCGGTCCCGCAGCACCGGCCCGCCCCTCCCGCCGTGCGCTGCTGCTGGCCGCGGCCCTCGCCCCCGTGGCGGGATGCGCCACCGCCGCTCCCGCGCGCGAGCGCGGCCGGGGCGCGGCGACCCCCGCCTCCCCCACCTCCCCCGGCTCGTCGGCGTCGCCGGGCCGCAGCGCCCCCGCCCCGGTGGACCCCCGGAGCCTCGCCGCCCTCGAGCGCGAGTACGGCGCCCGCGTCGGGGTGTACGCCGTCGCCACGGACACCGGCGCGACGGTGGTCCACCGCGCCGACGAGCGCTTCGCGCTCTGCTCCGTCTTCAAGTCGCTCGCCGCCGCCGCGGTCCTGGACCGCGACCCGCTCGACCGCCTGGACCAGCGGATCACCTACACCCGGGACGACCTCGCCGCCCACTCGCCGGTCGCGGAGAAGCACGTCGCGACCGGCATGACCGTCCGTCACCTGTGCGACGCCGCCGTCCGCTACAGCGACAACACGGCCGCCAACCTGCTGCTGCGCCACCTCGGCGGCCCGCGCGCGCTCACCACCTACCTGCGCGGACTCGGCGACCGGGTGAGCCGCCTGGACCACTACGAGCCCGAGCTGAACACCAACCCGCCCGGGGACCCGCACGACACCACGACCCCTCGCGCGGTCGCCGCCGACCACCGCGCCCTGGTGCTCGGTGACGCCCTGCCCGCCGCGAAGCGCGACCTGCTGAAGGACTGGCTGGTCCGCAACACCACCGGCGACCGGCGCATCCGGGCCGGAGCGCCCCGGGGCTGGACGGTGGGCGACAAGACCGGCACCGCCGAATGGGGCCGGGCCAACGACGTCGCCGTGCTCTGGCCGCCCCGGGCCGCGCCGCTGGTGCTGGCCGTCCTGACCGACCGCCCCGACCGGGGGGCCGCCCCCAGCGAGCCGCTGATCGCCGAGGCCACCCGCCGCACGCTCGCCGCCCTCAGCTGA
- a CDS encoding antibiotic biosynthesis monooxygenase encodes MSIVKINVLTVPEEQRETLEQRFAARAGAVEGSDGFEWFELLRPVEGTDTYLVYTRWRTEEDFQRWMAGRGQAAHGGGGEQGERPRPAATDATLWSFEVVQQTGPKQG; translated from the coding sequence ATGAGCATCGTCAAGATCAACGTACTCACCGTTCCCGAGGAGCAGCGCGAGACGCTGGAGCAGCGGTTCGCCGCGCGGGCGGGGGCGGTGGAGGGCTCGGACGGGTTCGAGTGGTTCGAGCTGCTGCGGCCCGTCGAGGGCACCGACACCTACCTCGTCTACACCCGCTGGCGGACCGAGGAGGACTTCCAGCGCTGGATGGCCGGGCGCGGCCAGGCCGCGCACGGCGGGGGCGGTGAACAGGGCGAGCGGCCCAGGCCGGCGGCCACGGACGCGACGCTGTGGTCCTTCGAGGTGGTCCAGCAGACCGGGCCCAAGCAGGGCTGA
- a CDS encoding SulP family inorganic anion transporter: protein MSPAARLRAARPDWLNDPKVWRTEILGGLVVGLALIPEAISFSIIAGVDPAVGLFASFTMAVTLAFVGGRRAMISAATGAVALVIAPLNREHGFGHLVAAVILAGVLQIVLGVLGVAKLMRFVPRSVMVGFVNSLAVLVFLAQVPEMTGVPWPVYPLIAAGLALMVLFPRVTTVVPAPLVSIVILTVVTVAAGIAVPTVGDRGELPSALPVPGLPDVPFTLDTLTTVAPYAFAMALVGLMESLMTAKLVDDITDTHSSKTRESVGQGIANIVTGFLGGMGGCAMIGQTMINVKVSGARTRLSTFLAGAFLMVLCVVFGPVVSDIPMAALVAVMVMVSFATFDWHSVAPRTLRRMPAGETAVMVITVVTVVATHNLAVGVVVGSVTAMVIFARRVAHLAEVTAVTDPDGTSVVYRVTGELFFASSNDIVGRFDYAGDPERVVIDLSSAHIWDASSVAALDAVGTKYAQRGKTVEITGLNGPSARLHGKLSGELVGGH, encoded by the coding sequence CTGTCCCCCGCCGCACGGCTGCGTGCCGCGCGCCCCGACTGGCTGAACGACCCGAAGGTCTGGCGGACCGAGATCCTGGGCGGCCTGGTGGTCGGGCTCGCGCTGATCCCGGAGGCGATCTCCTTCTCGATCATCGCCGGCGTCGACCCGGCCGTCGGCCTGTTCGCCTCCTTCACCATGGCCGTCACCCTCGCGTTCGTCGGCGGACGCCGGGCGATGATCTCCGCGGCCACCGGTGCCGTGGCCCTGGTCATCGCCCCGCTCAACCGCGAGCACGGCTTCGGCCACCTCGTCGCCGCGGTGATCCTCGCCGGTGTCCTCCAGATCGTCCTCGGCGTGCTGGGCGTGGCGAAGCTGATGCGGTTCGTCCCGCGCTCGGTGATGGTCGGCTTCGTCAACTCCCTGGCCGTCCTCGTCTTCCTGGCCCAGGTCCCCGAGATGACCGGCGTCCCCTGGCCGGTGTATCCGCTGATCGCCGCCGGACTGGCCCTGATGGTGCTCTTCCCGAGGGTCACCACCGTGGTCCCGGCGCCCCTGGTGTCCATCGTGATCCTCACCGTCGTCACGGTCGCCGCGGGGATCGCCGTGCCGACCGTCGGCGACAGGGGCGAGCTGCCGTCCGCCCTCCCCGTCCCCGGCCTGCCCGACGTGCCGTTCACCCTGGACACCCTGACCACCGTCGCGCCGTACGCCTTCGCGATGGCGCTGGTCGGCCTGATGGAGTCGCTGATGACGGCGAAGCTGGTCGACGACATCACCGACACGCACTCCTCCAAGACCCGGGAGTCGGTCGGTCAGGGCATCGCCAACATCGTCACCGGCTTCCTCGGCGGCATGGGCGGCTGCGCCATGATCGGCCAGACGATGATCAACGTGAAGGTGTCCGGGGCGCGGACCCGCCTGTCGACCTTCCTCGCGGGCGCGTTCCTGATGGTGCTGTGCGTCGTGTTCGGGCCGGTCGTCTCCGACATCCCCATGGCCGCGCTGGTGGCGGTGATGGTCATGGTGTCGTTCGCGACGTTCGACTGGCACTCCGTCGCGCCGAGGACCCTCAGGCGCATGCCCGCCGGGGAGACCGCCGTCATGGTGATCACGGTCGTGACCGTGGTGGCCACGCACAACCTGGCCGTCGGCGTCGTCGTCGGCTCGGTCACCGCCATGGTGATCTTCGCGCGGCGGGTCGCCCACCTCGCCGAGGTCACCGCCGTCACCGATCCGGACGGCACGTCCGTGGTCTACCGGGTCACCGGCGAGCTGTTCTTCGCCTCGTCCAACGACATCGTCGGCCGTTTCGACTACGCGGGCGACCCCGAGCGGGTCGTCATCGACCTGTCGTCCGCCCACATCTGGGACGCCTCGTCGGTGGCCGCCCTGGACGCCGTCGGGACCAAGTACGCCCAGCGGGGCAAGACCGTCGAGATCACGGGCCTGAACGGTCCCAGTGCCCGTCTCCACGGCAAGCTCAGCGGCGAGCTCGTGGGCGGGCACTGA